The following coding sequences lie in one Aspergillus puulaauensis MK2 DNA, chromosome 3, nearly complete sequence genomic window:
- a CDS encoding uncharacterized protein (antiSMASH:Cluster_3.13) — MASKRADLQRQIEDLQARAESMAKETANLEATVEEGLEEYNTRNAIYAQYKYHTQQQLHKFSCDIADSTLTIERMRDPERKAISTAQLAKFKAEYASAYAKIMEGDNRAEEAMRDHLRSLKKARKSLVGGRATEQSLRFRVKELKEEQQSLDRKSLSWLGRIRRRLKNPLKKRGK; from the exons ATGGCATCTAAGCGAGC AGATTTACAGCGACAGATCGAGGACCTGCAAGCTAGAGCCGAGTCGATGGCGAAAGAAACCGCAAATCTCGAAGCGACCGTAGAGGAGGGCTTAGAAGAATACAATACCAGGAACGCCATTTATGCCCAATACAAATACCACAcacagcaacagctgcaCAAGTTCAGCTGCGATATCGCCGATTCAACCTTGACGATCGAACGTATGAGGGATCCCGAGAGAAAAGCGATTTCGACAGCTCAGCTTGCGAAATTCAAAGCCGAGTATGCTAGTGCATATGCCAAAATAATGGAGGGCGACAACAGGGCCGAGGAAGCCATGCGCGATCATCTTCGTAGTCTGAAAAAAGCAAGGAAGAGCTTGGTTGGCGGACGAGCGACTGAGCAAAGCCTGCGGTTCAGAGTTAAAGAATTGAAGGAGGAGCAACAATCCTTAGACAGGAAAAGTCTGAGCTGGCTGGGTCGGATTCGGAGAAGACTGAAGAACCCCCTAAAGAAAAGAGGTAAATAG
- a CDS encoding uncharacterized protein (SECRETED:SignalP(1-27);~TransMembrane:5 (n5-17c22/23o57-74i199-219o225-245i312-334o354-374i);~antiSMASH:Cluster_3.13): MHNSLFGSSLGLALPILYGCLAEAVLANPIPSPTSQSSAIPSCTPFRGSASSRRPDVASLILKVITYAPIALYAENLRVSSALVQSICSKICTHSPVTGCVKDIATLWNIRQQDIFEYPTFSQSGKQVVSLRHGNTFALVNAAVLDNAALIERGLSLDRPKPATEAALSVFRPTTVNITFLTPTSKPQHINHISNVKRFWLSYTITLLEGLTLLLAAAFLAYEGLFLGAVILVCPFASTALLVSLQHFSRPIFANKASIEKDNRIKASGGAAVDVHIVAANWNASELDVLIGYSSQLHALTNIPMRTNNPRLMLWMARILTVVLVTQASLLAASAAGTRDTGSGSGSDQTNAEAWGTLCWLVCYLLMLIPLRIFKSHLEDSLLDTQPFVARRLSSLVFSGRKDALCFIAGLPVSLRETVGRWDWVDAFMPPNARRREWEAVTDRVHARIKVAAVTTSEADGTMLSDNTPPNNKVSEWEEKLYLSVQAALEGPFKDALGDFMRQTGLTPAP; this comes from the coding sequence ATGCACAATTCCTTATTTGGTTCTTCCCTCGGTTTGGCTTTGCCCATACTGTACGGCTGCCTGGCCGAAGCTGTTCTTGCAAACCCCATACCATCACCAACGTCGCAATCATCAGCAATTCCTTCTTGCACCCCTTTTCGTGGCtcggccagctccaggcGGCCTGATGTTGCGTCGCTTATCCTTAAGGTTATTACGTACGCACCAATTGCGCTCTACGCAGAAAACCTCCGCGTGTCGTCTGCCCTTGTACAATCGATCTGTAGCAAGATTTGCACTCACTCCCCTGTGACTGGGTGTGTCAAGGATATCGCTACTCTCTGGAATATACGACAGCAAGACATTTTCGAATACCCTACATTCAGCCAGTCCGGAAAACAAGTTGTCTCTCTGCGGCACGGCAACACCTTCGCATTGGTCAACGCGGCTGTCCTCGACAATGCGGCCCTGATTGAACGGGGTCTCTCGCTTGATCGCCCAAAGCCGGCTACAGAGGCTGCTCTATCAGTGTTCAGACCTACAACGGTAAATATTACCTTTCTGACCCCGACGTCAAAGCCGCAACACATAAATCACATCTCCAATGTCAAAAGGTTCTGGCTTTCGTACACTATCACACTTCTTGAAGGCCTGACCCTCCTCCTTGCTGCCGCCTTTCTAGCTTATGAAGGGCTTTTCCTCGGGGCGGTCATCTTGGTATGCCCTTTCGCCAGTACGGCTCTTCTGGTATCCCTGCAACATTTCAGCAGGCCCATCTTTGCCAACAAGGCCTCTATCGAAAAAGACAACAGGATAAAAGCATCAGGAGGAGCGGCAGTGGACGTGCACATCGTAGCAGCGAACTGGAACGCCTCGGAGCTCGACGTCCTCATTGGATACTCATCCCAGCTCCACGCGCTGACCAACATCCCAATGCGAACAAACAATCCACGCTTGATGCTCTGGATGGCGCGCATTTTGACCGTCGTTCTAGTGACTCAGGCTTCCCTACTAGCTGCTTCAGCTGCCGGGACTCGAGACAccggcagtggcagcggcagcgaCCAAACCAACGCCGAAGCATGGGGCACCTTGTGCTGGCTCGTCTGTTACCTCCTCATGCTTATCCCACTTCGCATCTTCAAGTCGCACTTGGAAGACTCGCTACTTGACACTCAGCCATTTGTCGCGAGGCGATTATCCTCGCTAGTCTTTAGTGGGAGAAAGGATGCCCTCTGTTTTATTGCCGGCCTTCCGGTTTCGCTTCGAGAGACCGTTGGTCGCTGGGACTGGGTGGACGCGTTCATGCCGCCTAACGCACGGCGGAGAGAGTGGGAGGCAGTGACGGATCGTGTTCATGCGCGGATCAAGGTGGCGGCAGTGACTACCTCCGAAGCAGATGGGACCATGCTATCTGATAATACGCCCCCTAATAATAAAGTCAGCGAGTGGGAAGAGAAACTCTATCTGAGTGTTCAGGCGGCCCTGGAAGGACCATTCAAGGATGCTTTGGGGGATTTTATGAGGCAGACGGGGCTAACTCCAGCACCTTGA